The following coding sequences lie in one Constrictibacter sp. MBR-5 genomic window:
- a CDS encoding glycosyl hydrolase family 28-related protein: MAFGTSVGVPHHKPRTDALAATIAANALADASALADLTARLDAEGVVNLKWAGAAADGVTDDTAVLIDALATGKRVYAPAGTYRLTAGISLPDGAVIEGDGPRRTLFDFGDAPASSYFVATGASVLAPLRGLRLADFGTVQGTRTGVGVMAAVEFRFVAASAVERLHIDGAEDIGLWWIDCDGCVARDVLAENVAYVVNWDGCSACYGERLRGLDISLHAFAILADDGLAPAPSNESSSVRAREDAGGNVLMACSVDRFEGHAVTLNACDGNAVIGMQARHYVGAEADRPAFQNKHTTNDESRRNKFIGCDGYDLGGGFYSQDGAGMIVVGGTLDTVSGNGCWANSAPGTVFSDVTMRGIGGDVLRLEASPYSRARGIASAAPGAAARGLILINSSYCRVDDFELTDLHATGASIDSLSGSTTLGGGVRLGSSPLADASTTTKYPLVYQAVVDTGAIGQTVLGVPPRGMWVGRARAMVAEAPTSGDPAIRVGSVLSTGMIAAQQTLGSLALGAVNLLTLAAADAGTAPVLSCNVGVAATGGKLVVSVEGLHRI, translated from the coding sequence ATGGCCTTCGGTACGAGCGTAGGCGTTCCACATCATAAGCCGCGCACGGATGCGCTTGCGGCGACCATCGCGGCCAATGCGCTGGCGGATGCTTCGGCGCTGGCGGACCTGACCGCGCGGCTCGATGCCGAGGGGGTGGTTAATCTCAAATGGGCGGGGGCCGCGGCAGACGGCGTGACCGACGATACGGCCGTTCTGATCGACGCGCTGGCGACTGGCAAACGGGTCTACGCGCCGGCCGGAACCTACCGGCTGACGGCCGGGATCAGCCTGCCGGATGGTGCGGTGATCGAGGGCGACGGGCCGCGGCGAACGCTGTTCGACTTCGGCGACGCGCCGGCTTCAAGCTATTTCGTTGCGACCGGCGCGAGCGTGCTGGCGCCGTTGCGCGGCCTGCGGCTGGCCGACTTCGGCACGGTGCAGGGCACGCGGACGGGCGTGGGCGTCATGGCGGCCGTTGAGTTCCGTTTTGTCGCGGCAAGTGCGGTCGAGCGGCTGCATATCGACGGGGCCGAGGATATCGGCCTCTGGTGGATCGACTGCGACGGATGCGTTGCGCGCGACGTGCTGGCCGAAAATGTCGCCTATGTCGTCAACTGGGACGGCTGTTCGGCCTGCTATGGCGAGCGGCTACGCGGGCTGGACATTTCGCTACATGCCTTCGCGATCCTGGCGGACGACGGGTTGGCGCCGGCGCCGAGTAACGAATCCTCGAGCGTGCGGGCGCGCGAGGACGCGGGCGGCAACGTGCTTATGGCCTGTTCGGTGGATCGTTTCGAGGGGCACGCGGTCACGCTGAACGCCTGCGACGGGAACGCGGTGATCGGTATGCAGGCGCGCCACTATGTCGGCGCGGAAGCGGATCGCCCGGCCTTCCAGAACAAGCACACGACGAACGACGAGAGCCGGCGCAACAAGTTCATCGGCTGCGACGGCTACGATCTCGGCGGCGGCTTCTACAGTCAGGACGGCGCCGGGATGATCGTCGTCGGCGGCACGCTCGACACGGTGAGCGGCAACGGCTGTTGGGCGAACAGCGCGCCGGGCACAGTGTTTTCCGACGTGACGATGCGCGGCATTGGCGGCGACGTGCTGCGGCTTGAGGCATCGCCATACAGCCGCGCACGCGGCATCGCGTCGGCGGCGCCGGGCGCCGCGGCGCGCGGCCTGATCCTGATCAATTCGAGTTATTGCCGGGTTGACGATTTCGAGTTGACGGACCTGCACGCGACCGGCGCGAGCATCGACAGTCTGTCGGGCAGCACGACCCTGGGGGGCGGCGTGCGGCTCGGTTCCTCGCCGCTGGCGGACGCCAGCACGACGACGAAATACCCGTTGGTCTATCAGGCGGTGGTCGATACCGGCGCCATCGGGCAGACGGTGCTCGGCGTGCCGCCGCGCGGAATGTGGGTCGGTCGGGCGCGGGCGATGGTGGCGGAGGCGCCGACGAGCGGCGATCCGGCGATAAGGGTGGGGTCGGTCCTCTCAACGGGCATGATCGCGGCGCAACAGACGTTGGGATCGCTGGCGCTCGGCGCGGTGAACCTGCTGACACTGGCGGCGGCCGATGCGGGCACGGCGCCGGTCCTGTCCTGCAATGTCGGCGTCGCGGCGACGGGCGGAAAACTGGTCGTGTCCGTCGAAGGGCTGCACAGGATCTAG
- a CDS encoding lytic transglycosylase domain-containing protein gives MAMSREAVVGGLFLAGAAWFALRRSPAQVAAYGGQAGFDLDVFGRVADWGASLLGADFWEPRGDVIIGEPILHGMDGETVLEGSNGGDNLSGWNPPVAAAPYMAAITLAERVHGIPHMLLARLLYQESKFRPEVISGAKSSAAGAKGIAQIVPRWHPGVDPLDPAAAIDYAAQYLRALYDRFGTWSLALAAYNWGPTALASNGFAAAPKETRNYVAQITADVPVV, from the coding sequence ATGGCGATGAGTCGCGAGGCGGTGGTGGGCGGCCTGTTCCTGGCCGGCGCGGCATGGTTCGCCTTGCGGCGCTCGCCGGCACAGGTGGCGGCCTATGGCGGGCAGGCGGGTTTCGATCTCGACGTGTTCGGCCGCGTCGCCGATTGGGGGGCAAGCCTGCTCGGCGCCGATTTCTGGGAGCCGCGCGGCGACGTCATCATCGGCGAGCCGATCTTGCACGGCATGGATGGAGAGACGGTATTGGAGGGCAGCAACGGCGGCGACAACCTGTCGGGCTGGAACCCGCCGGTCGCGGCGGCGCCGTATATGGCGGCGATCACGCTGGCGGAGCGGGTGCACGGTATCCCGCACATGCTCTTGGCGCGGCTGCTCTATCAGGAGAGCAAGTTCCGGCCGGAGGTGATCTCCGGCGCGAAGTCGTCGGCGGCCGGCGCCAAGGGCATTGCGCAGATCGTGCCGCGCTGGCATCCGGGCGTCGATCCGCTCGACCCGGCGGCGGCCATCGACTACGCGGCGCAATATCTGCGGGCGCTTTACGACCGTTTCGGCACATGGTCGCTGGCGCTCGCCGCGTACAACTGGGGGCCAACGGCGCTCGCCAGCAACGGGTTTGCGGCGGCGCCGAAGGAAACCCGCAACTACGTGGCGCAGATCACGGCCGATGTACCGGTGGTGTGA